Proteins encoded in a region of the Acidobacteriota bacterium genome:
- a CDS encoding rhodanese-like domain-containing protein, whose amino-acid sequence MPVPPLTVTAALTAQQDGALYIDVRSSAEYAQGHPTGAINVPLLDADEDTGQVLPNPDFVRVMKANFAPDALLLIGCETGSRSGRAAQMLEVFGFVSAACVAGGYVGWCAAGHAVEMTSPEGRTYADLLARAEENLHEA is encoded by the coding sequence ATGCCCGTTCCCCCGTTGACCGTCACGGCCGCACTCACCGCCCAGCAGGATGGCGCACTGTACATCGACGTCCGCTCGAGCGCGGAGTACGCGCAAGGGCATCCCACAGGCGCGATCAATGTTCCCCTGCTCGACGCCGACGAAGACACCGGCCAGGTGTTGCCCAACCCCGACTTCGTGCGGGTCATGAAAGCGAACTTCGCGCCCGACGCGCTCCTGCTCATCGGCTGCGAGACAGGCAGCCGTTCGGGTCGCGCCGCGCAGATGCTGGAAGTCTTCGGCTTTGTGAGTGCCGCATGCGTCGCGGGCGGATACGTCGGCTGGTGCGCGGCCGGCCACGCAGTTGAGATGACATCCCCCGAAGGCCGCACCTACGCTGATCTACTCGCAAGGGCCGAAGAGAACTTACACGAGGCGTGA